One candidate division WOR-3 bacterium genomic window carries:
- a CDS encoding glycosyltransferase family 39 protein gives MPLWLLVLLIAVLPRLFRILYPYAWFEDSVYLYQAFAYRSGLKPFIHTLSVHPPCLEYLLAGLYNIFGVSYRVAEILTAIIVTISTLLLFDIARRLFGRYIALFMIVLFSFSSLLFRYHIFEREIFTLFITCLVMWFIVSRSSQPLNWFLIGLLSGLGGSIKLSGLFILPAVTIYFVAEKRFKAILYLLSGFLIITIVLYGYFLITYQTPAFYQIFYFHFFKGYDTAINVRFLDPFLISLNYLWILGASGIILCFFSANKFLIFPLVLFLEYSLFFLFVSSTCWPHNMIDLLLPLAITNGLTIYCLKNRSWRKKNIVLSSLSVILAVFFISAGSLNFSYYQGFGYIPRQEVKKCAEMIKFQTPPHMPVHTPNYLALEAHRLKLIDYEECIGPYRLMLKIIKGKNNLSLKDIKFSGWHELIKETLRLWRYEIDEAVRERRISCVVWDKIFPEWALMYNIDKYLESEIKIFSGSGYRVIYDSPYYTVWVINQH, from the coding sequence ATGCCCCTCTGGCTCCTCGTTTTATTGATTGCAGTTTTACCCCGTCTCTTTCGTATCCTTTATCCTTACGCCTGGTTTGAAGATTCGGTATATCTATACCAGGCATTCGCCTACCGATCAGGATTAAAACCTTTTATCCATACCCTCTCAGTTCATCCACCATGCCTTGAATATCTGCTTGCGGGATTATATAATATTTTCGGTGTTTCCTATCGCGTTGCGGAAATTTTAACCGCAATAATCGTAACAATCTCCACACTTCTCCTCTTTGATATCGCCCGCCGGCTTTTTGGCAGATACATCGCTTTATTCATGATTGTTCTTTTTAGTTTTTCCTCGCTGCTTTTTCGCTATCATATCTTCGAAAGGGAGATTTTCACGCTTTTCATTACCTGCTTGGTAATGTGGTTCATCGTCTCCAGAAGTTCTCAACCCTTGAATTGGTTTCTTATTGGTCTCCTTTCAGGCTTGGGGGGCAGTATTAAATTATCCGGATTATTCATTCTCCCTGCGGTAACAATATATTTTGTGGCGGAAAAAAGATTTAAGGCAATACTGTATCTTTTATCAGGATTTCTTATCATTACCATTGTCCTCTATGGCTATTTCCTGATCACCTACCAAACTCCAGCTTTTTATCAAATTTTTTATTTCCATTTTTTCAAAGGTTATGACACCGCTATCAATGTAAGGTTTCTCGATCCATTTTTGATCAGTTTAAATTACCTGTGGATCCTCGGTGCCAGTGGTATCATTTTGTGTTTTTTCTCTGCGAACAAATTTCTCATCTTTCCCCTGGTGCTATTTTTGGAATACTCATTATTCTTTCTTTTTGTAAGTTCAACCTGCTGGCCCCATAATATGATCGATTTATTGTTACCCTTAGCAATCACCAATGGATTAACTATTTATTGTTTAAAGAATCGCTCTTGGCGAAAGAAGAATATAGTACTTTCCTCGCTGAGCGTCATTCTGGCGGTTTTTTTCATATCCGCTGGAAGCCTGAATTTTTCCTATTATCAGGGATTCGGATATATCCCACGCCAGGAAGTAAAAAAATGTGCGGAGATGATCAAATTCCAAACACCACCCCATATGCCGGTTCACACCCCCAATTATCTCGCCCTTGAAGCCCACCGGTTAAAACTCATTGATTATGAAGAATGTATCGGCCCGTATCGGTTGATGTTGAAAATCATTAAAGGGAAAAACAACCTCTCGTTAAAAGATATTAAATTCTCTGGTTGGCACGAACTGATTAAAGAGACCCTGAGATTATGGCGGTACGAAATTGATGAAGCGGTGAGAGAAAGGCGCATTTCCTGCGTTGTCTGGGATAAGATATTTCCGGAATGGGCGCTGATGTATAATATAGATAAATATTTAGAAAGCGAAATTAAAATCTTTTCGGGCTCTGGTTACCGAGTGATCTACGACAGTCCGTATTATACGGTATGGGTAATAAATCAGCATTAG
- a CDS encoding GreA/GreB family elongation factor, with protein MIEKIKNAITDGNLAEVENLWMEMMEDKNVRVESFLTLADELKKIKETKLAFELLDLLVDHLVSEKRFAEAIAVCKHMAYFTDDDQPVRRMLIELYKKQYQNNPRIEKFLELSGIDKQEHLFKSLERLEEFLKYDIGQIFYSERWGLGEVVSMNPERRELILDFQKQKSYFVPFEVARGLLKHVPEGSFLFKKYRNIEELKLMAQEDPIGLVLFLLQSSQEPLSSGEIKKYLLGIVAEEELDKFWEKVRKRLEKNDWVKVELKKGQKIYQFIEGMKKKELYLESFRQSNLDEKYSLLARWSREVPEVFAEGVNLIIAEANQSYPQHPARCLDILYFCAEHEKVGLNYTIDDLLKYANYENLLLNLKDSDHKRKFLQEIKKREPQNWQKIFLQILAIAEDSKLSEEIEKELNNVGYNLTEIYKTALVSPQQYPQIFLLLLKKLADGALLEFLSPKYLPRVINNLEYIRGARQLFLKGFTLERFDALIKDATPAEVSKIKEELIKSPVLKSHEKNDYLKIIDYHFPSEKSIDCIYTTPEALERKKKELEYLLTVAIPENKKEISRAREYGDLSENFEYKAAKERQDQLYQRVRMIQSELQKAKVIDFNQIDTTRVCIGTRVTLQSLEDSSLLEYTILGPWDSDLSKNIISNESPLAREVLLEKKPGEIVTIEGKNYQIIKIEIAKN; from the coding sequence ATGATTGAGAAGATAAAGAATGCAATAACAGATGGAAATCTGGCAGAAGTGGAAAATCTTTGGATGGAGATGATGGAGGATAAAAATGTTCGGGTGGAAAGTTTTTTAACGCTCGCCGATGAACTGAAGAAAATAAAAGAAACAAAACTCGCCTTTGAACTCCTTGACCTCTTGGTGGACCATCTGGTCAGCGAGAAAAGATTTGCTGAAGCGATAGCTGTCTGCAAACATATGGCTTATTTCACGGACGACGACCAGCCCGTAAGAAGAATGCTTATTGAGTTATACAAAAAGCAATACCAAAACAATCCGCGGATTGAAAAATTCCTTGAGCTATCCGGTATTGATAAACAAGAGCATCTTTTTAAGAGTCTGGAGAGGCTGGAAGAATTTTTGAAATATGATATCGGACAGATTTTTTATTCTGAGAGATGGGGACTGGGGGAAGTCGTCTCCATGAATCCGGAACGGCGTGAACTCATCCTCGATTTTCAAAAACAGAAAAGCTATTTCGTACCCTTTGAAGTCGCCCGGGGGTTGCTAAAACATGTTCCGGAAGGGAGTTTTCTCTTCAAGAAATACAGAAATATTGAGGAATTAAAATTGATGGCTCAGGAAGACCCCATCGGCTTAGTCCTTTTTTTGCTGCAAAGTTCTCAGGAACCATTAAGCTCAGGGGAGATCAAAAAATATCTTTTGGGAATAGTGGCGGAAGAGGAACTGGATAAATTCTGGGAGAAGGTGCGCAAAAGGTTGGAAAAAAATGATTGGGTGAAAGTGGAATTAAAAAAAGGCCAGAAGATTTATCAGTTCATTGAAGGAATGAAGAAAAAAGAACTCTATCTGGAGTCCTTCCGGCAGAGTAATCTTGATGAAAAATATTCACTCTTGGCACGATGGAGCCGGGAGGTTCCAGAAGTATTTGCCGAAGGGGTAAATTTAATCATTGCCGAGGCGAACCAATCATACCCCCAGCACCCGGCAAGATGTCTTGATATTCTCTATTTCTGTGCCGAGCACGAAAAAGTGGGTTTGAATTATACAATCGATGATTTATTAAAATACGCAAATTACGAAAATCTTTTGTTAAATTTAAAAGATAGTGACCATAAGCGAAAATTCCTACAGGAAATCAAGAAAAGAGAACCACAAAACTGGCAAAAGATATTCCTCCAGATTTTAGCCATAGCTGAGGATTCCAAATTAAGCGAAGAGATCGAAAAAGAACTGAATAATGTGGGTTATAATCTAACCGAAATTTATAAGACCGCCCTGGTATCGCCCCAGCAATATCCCCAAATTTTTTTGTTGCTTTTAAAGAAACTTGCTGATGGAGCGCTGTTAGAATTTCTCAGCCCTAAGTATCTCCCCCGGGTGATAAATAATCTGGAGTATATCAGGGGCGCCCGGCAATTGTTTCTCAAAGGATTCACCTTAGAGCGTTTTGATGCACTCATAAAAGATGCCACACCTGCAGAGGTCTCAAAAATAAAAGAGGAATTGATTAAATCGCCAGTGCTCAAAAGCCACGAAAAAAATGATTATCTAAAAATCATCGATTATCATTTCCCCTCAGAAAAAAGCATCGATTGCATATACACCACTCCGGAAGCGCTTGAACGAAAGAAAAAAGAACTTGAATATCTGCTCACAGTTGCAATCCCGGAAAACAAAAAAGAAATCAGCCGGGCGCGTGAATACGGAGATTTGAGTGAGAATTTTGAATATAAGGCGGCAAAAGAACGCCAGGACCAGCTCTACCAACGGGTGCGCATGATTCAATCCGAACTGCAAAAAGCGAAGGTGATCGATTTTAATCAGATTGATACTACCCGGGTGTGCATCGGCACCAGGGTCACACTTCAGTCATTAGAGGATAGCTCCCTTTTGGAGTACACGATCTTAGGACCATGGGATTCAGACTTGAGCAAAAATATCATCTCTAACGAATCACCCCTTGCCCGGGAAGTATTATTAGAAAAAAAACCGGGGGAGATTGTAACCATCGAGGGTAAAAACTATCAGATAATTAAGATTGAAATCGCAAAAAATTGA
- a CDS encoding YbaB/EbfC family nucleoid-associated protein — MDNLFKQALKLQEKLRTELQKIKVEGSAGGGMVRIEMDGEQNVISLKIEPQILEEKDINLLQDLIVAAFNDAQKKVKEKIQETIATLTGLPFV, encoded by the coding sequence ATGGACAATCTTTTTAAACAGGCATTAAAACTCCAGGAAAAATTGCGGACCGAACTCCAGAAAATTAAGGTAGAAGGGAGTGCGGGAGGCGGGATGGTCAGGATTGAAATGGACGGGGAACAGAATGTCATCTCCTTAAAGATAGAACCCCAGATACTCGAAGAAAAAGATATAAATCTTCTGCAGGATTTAATCGTAGCCGCCTTTAACGATGCCCAGAAAAAAGTGAAAGAAAAAATCCAGGAGACGATCGCTACCCTTACAGGTCTTCCCTTTGTTTAA
- the dnaX gene encoding DNA polymerase III subunit gamma/tau: protein MAHRVLSLKYRPQNFDELTGQNHVVLSLKGAINSGAIGHAFLFAGPRGVGKTTTARIFAKSLNCINGPTVNPCQECPSCKEITTSRSVDVIEIDGASNRGIDEIRNLRESVKYAPLHGRYKVYIIDEVHMLTTEAFNALLKTLEEPPPNVVFILATTNPAKIPATIISRCQRFTFKRLSISEISGRLKKIAEKEGIEITDKALYYIALRADGSIRDGESILEQLVSFVEGRITEEDVFKLIGFLSVDFYIELIKKIATNDLAGMITLLNKGINEGADIFEIYKGLVNNLRKILLANIGIEHELLDSTPEEIGILKNLGLNNTRLIMLIETALRFEDIIKRSLNPRIALELLFAQFTSTPQTANDVVNSTKKDPDIFEKQKELTCKEKLVAGLNARSPKISAIVSQTELSINDDNAVINVVNEFQYKELTKHQKLLIEALKDITGKEINLKINILAPEKKPGSLKDTIISMFDGEEAR from the coding sequence ATGGCTCATCGTGTCCTTTCATTAAAGTATCGTCCCCAGAATTTTGATGAACTAACCGGGCAGAATCATGTTGTTCTCTCTTTGAAAGGCGCGATTAATAGTGGTGCCATCGGCCATGCCTTTTTATTTGCCGGACCGAGAGGGGTGGGTAAGACCACAACAGCCCGGATTTTCGCGAAAAGTTTAAACTGTATCAACGGCCCAACAGTCAATCCCTGTCAGGAATGTCCTTCTTGTAAGGAGATAACCACCAGCCGGAGTGTAGATGTCATTGAAATTGACGGTGCTTCAAACCGTGGGATCGACGAAATACGAAATCTTCGGGAAAGTGTAAAATATGCACCTCTCCATGGTCGGTATAAAGTATATATCATCGATGAAGTCCATATGCTCACTACCGAGGCATTTAATGCCCTGCTCAAGACCCTTGAAGAACCTCCGCCCAATGTGGTATTCATCCTCGCCACCACCAATCCAGCAAAGATCCCGGCAACAATAATCTCCCGGTGTCAGCGTTTTACATTTAAGCGCCTCTCCATCAGTGAGATCAGTGGGCGGCTAAAAAAGATTGCGGAGAAAGAAGGGATCGAGATCACCGATAAGGCGTTATACTACATCGCCCTGCGGGCTGATGGTAGCATCCGAGACGGTGAGAGCATCCTTGAGCAACTAGTTTCTTTTGTAGAAGGACGGATAACCGAAGAGGATGTCTTTAAACTCATAGGTTTTTTAAGTGTTGATTTTTATATCGAATTGATAAAAAAGATCGCGACGAATGACCTTGCGGGCATGATTACGCTTTTGAATAAAGGGATCAATGAAGGTGCGGACATCTTTGAGATCTACAAGGGTCTTGTGAATAATTTGAGAAAGATATTGCTCGCCAATATCGGAATTGAACATGAACTGCTCGATTCTACGCCTGAGGAGATTGGCATTCTGAAGAATCTGGGTTTGAACAATACCCGGCTGATCATGCTCATTGAAACCGCCTTACGCTTTGAAGATATCATCAAAAGATCGCTCAACCCAAGGATTGCCCTTGAGTTACTTTTTGCCCAGTTCACCTCAACCCCGCAAACAGCAAATGATGTTGTAAACTCTACAAAAAAGGATCCGGATATTTTTGAGAAACAGAAGGAATTGACCTGCAAAGAAAAATTGGTCGCCGGATTGAACGCACGGAGTCCGAAGATCTCAGCAATCGTTTCCCAGACTGAATTATCCATCAATGATGATAATGCAGTGATAAATGTCGTTAATGAGTTCCAATACAAGGAATTGACTAAACATCAAAAACTCTTAATAGAAGCATTAAAAGATATCACCGGAAAGGAAATCAATTTAAAAATAAACATCCTCGCCCCGGAAAAAAAGCCGGGTAGTCTCAAAGATACCATCATCAGCATGTTTGATGGTGAAGAAGCCCGGTAA
- a CDS encoding ABC transporter substrate-binding protein, with amino-acid sequence MNRKTTEVILNILIFIGLLVLLFVVGYPQYKEAQPVKVRIGVDKFFSGLPFYVAQFDTTRRYFVIERVAPEFVNITGDPLEGLKRGEYEICAVPWYKLLISPSLNGDTVKAVGTITFKGIADAIIIPKGTKIKLLKDLNKKRIGYLIDEEYLFNLVAPNFAVEKLTNYTRVPLSRDELPTALSSKKVDALFVLEPFRSYLLFSGDTLLDEGLINRYVMPSMPYLAIVMRKKFVQEERLASFRMKNVLDGVLGYLRLKPEIGKQVLVRNNDWPMDPIFLSNMRMPDFQRLAEIDLKAIETFQTYLVRNGIGTCGIKPQEFLFEKTDFKR; translated from the coding sequence ATGAACCGCAAGACTACAGAAGTCATTCTTAATATTTTGATATTTATTGGTCTTTTGGTCCTCCTTTTTGTGGTTGGTTATCCCCAGTACAAAGAGGCTCAACCGGTTAAAGTGCGCATCGGTGTTGATAAATTCTTCAGCGGACTTCCGTTTTATGTGGCACAATTTGATACCACGCGGCGCTATTTTGTCATTGAACGGGTAGCCCCGGAGTTTGTAAACATCACCGGTGACCCCCTGGAGGGATTGAAGCGTGGTGAATATGAGATATGTGCGGTCCCCTGGTATAAGTTATTAATCTCACCAAGCCTCAACGGAGATACGGTAAAGGCTGTGGGCACCATAACCTTCAAAGGAATTGCCGATGCAATCATCATTCCTAAGGGTACAAAGATAAAATTACTCAAAGACCTCAATAAAAAGAGGATAGGGTATCTCATCGATGAAGAATATCTCTTTAATCTTGTGGCACCCAATTTTGCTGTAGAAAAACTTACTAATTATACTCGTGTTCCCTTAAGCCGCGATGAGTTACCCACCGCCTTATCGAGTAAAAAGGTTGATGCCTTATTTGTTCTTGAGCCTTTCCGGAGTTATCTACTCTTTTCAGGTGATACACTCCTGGATGAAGGTTTGATCAACCGGTATGTCATGCCTTCCATGCCCTATCTGGCGATCGTGATGCGTAAGAAATTCGTCCAGGAAGAGCGTCTGGCTTCATTCCGGATGAAAAATGTCCTTGATGGCGTCCTCGGGTATTTAAGATTAAAACCCGAGATTGGTAAACAGGTGTTGGTGCGCAACAATGATTGGCCCATGGATCCTATCTTCCTTTCTAATATGAGGATGCCTGATTTTCAAAGGCTCGCCGAGATCGATTTGAAGGCGATTGAAACATTCCAGACCTATCTGGTACGGAATGGTATCGGAACCTGCGGTATAAAGCCCCAGGAGTTTCTGTTTGAGAAGACTGACTTCAAAAGATGA
- a CDS encoding tetratricopeptide repeat protein — protein sequence MKKCFALALLVLFFLGCPPTWKNACKIYIQQQDYARAKAQALEGIKIVPDDYEAYCLLGKAELGLGNYPEASKAFQEGFKKDSTATITWLKNDENGRNVSAYWHIFYSTAYKLYLDKKYEEALANLYFAKKLDPENPSQYILEGNIYSETGEKEKALKIFFKILEFDKENAEANYFIARSYFDQQAYDSTLFYLENAIKSHEAEYGKLKNLLFKNVEPQQSLVEELVTLWKENKKDALDQFLKVKLGIENGLSAQEKNVEKFAKVNEGLGRDYYLTGITYLNRKNDTLAYKNLAKAVEFIPNDIDVLFFLGELLIRMGKWADARRYFERLVQIKSDDFPAWFYIGVTYSQEKNYKKAIEIYEGKALPLDPENVDVLTNLAYAYRELGNTKKAWEYLQRADKITREKK from the coding sequence ATGAAAAAATGCTTCGCCTTAGCCTTGTTGGTTTTGTTTTTTTTAGGTTGTCCACCAACCTGGAAGAATGCCTGCAAAATATATATTCAACAGCAGGATTATGCCCGAGCTAAAGCCCAAGCGCTCGAAGGCATAAAGATTGTGCCAGATGATTATGAAGCTTATTGCTTGCTCGGGAAGGCAGAATTAGGTCTGGGGAATTATCCTGAAGCAAGCAAGGCCTTCCAAGAAGGTTTCAAAAAAGATTCCACTGCTACAATCACCTGGTTAAAGAACGATGAAAATGGTCGCAATGTTTCGGCTTACTGGCATATCTTTTACAGCACTGCCTACAAACTTTATCTGGATAAAAAGTATGAGGAAGCCCTTGCAAATCTTTATTTTGCCAAAAAACTTGACCCCGAGAATCCCAGCCAGTACATCCTGGAAGGGAACATTTACAGTGAAACCGGAGAAAAAGAGAAAGCATTAAAAATCTTTTTCAAAATCCTTGAATTTGATAAAGAAAATGCCGAGGCAAATTATTTCATCGCCCGGTCCTATTTCGATCAACAGGCATATGACTCCACCCTTTTCTATCTGGAAAATGCAATAAAATCCCATGAAGCCGAATACGGGAAATTAAAGAATTTGCTTTTTAAAAATGTAGAACCACAGCAGTCCCTCGTTGAAGAACTCGTAACGCTATGGAAAGAGAATAAAAAGGATGCCTTGGATCAATTCCTCAAGGTAAAATTGGGGATCGAGAATGGCCTGTCAGCCCAGGAAAAAAATGTGGAAAAATTTGCAAAAGTCAATGAAGGTTTGGGTCGGGATTATTATCTCACCGGCATCACCTATCTCAATCGTAAAAATGATACCCTCGCCTATAAAAACCTCGCGAAGGCGGTTGAATTCATTCCTAACGATATCGATGTTCTCTTCTTCCTGGGTGAGCTTCTGATCCGTATGGGGAAATGGGCAGATGCACGTAGATATTTTGAAAGACTTGTTCAAATAAAATCCGATGATTTCCCCGCTTGGTTTTACATTGGGGTTACTTATTCCCAGGAAAAAAATTATAAAAAAGCAATAGAGATTTATGAAGGAAAAGCGTTACCGTTAGACCCTGAAAATGTTGATGTATTAACCAATCTCGCCTATGCCTATCGTGAGCTCGGTAATACCAAAAAGGCTTGGGAATATCTCCAAAGGGCTGATAAGATAACAAGGGAGAAAAAATGA